From Novosphingobium sp. 9, the proteins below share one genomic window:
- a CDS encoding IS5 family transposase (programmed frameshift) has translation MSRGDLTEAEWRVLKDLLPIEPENRSRGRPPEQNRSIINGILWRLRCGAPWRDVPPKYGSWNTIYRRFRRWSEAGVWEAVAVTLAEIMADSGHYSIDSTTVRAHVSAAGRKRGTHRRALGRSRGGFTSKLHCLADALGRPVAFHLTGGEAADCKAYDDLIDLPEQAPDAFLADKGYDADAIRADLAERKIKAVIPGRSNRRVKIEYDRVLYKQRNRIERMFGQLKINRAIATRYDQLTNSFLGMVHLATARYWLKFVHAA, from the exons TTGAGCAGGGGTGATCTCACTGAGGCGGAATGGCGCGTTCTGAAGGACTTGCTGCCAATCGAGCCTGAGAACCGTAGCCGAGGCAGGCCGCCTGAGCAGAACCGCTCCATCATCAACGGCATTCTCTGGCGGCTCCGCTGCGGAGCGCCGTGGCGCGATGTCCCGCCCAAGTATGGCAGTTGGAACACCATCTATCGTCGGTTCCGGCGGTGGAGTGAGGCCGGGGTCTGGGAGGCCGTTGCCGTAACGTTGGCCGAGATCATGGCCGACAGCGGCCACTACAGCATCGACAGCACCACAGTCCGCGCCCACGTTTCGGCAGCGG GGCGGAAAAGGGGGACTCATCGACGCGCTCTTGGCCGCTCGCGGGGCGGGTTCACCAGTAAACTTCACTGTCTGGCTGATGCCCTTGGACGGCCAGTCGCCTTCCATCTGACGGGCGGCGAGGCCGCAGATTGCAAGGCATATGATGATTTAATCGACCTGCCTGAGCAGGCACCCGACGCATTCCTTGCCGATAAAGGCTACGATGCCGATGCCATCCGCGCCGATCTTGCCGAACGAAAGATCAAGGCCGTCATCCCTGGCCGGTCAAACCGCCGTGTGAAGATCGAGTATGATCGAGTGCTCTACAAACAGCGCAATCGGATCGAGCGCATGTTCGGCCAACTCAAGATCAACCGCGCCATCGCCACCCGCTACGACCAGCTTACCAACAGCTTCCTCGGCATGGTCCATCTCGCCACCGCTAGATACTGGCTCAAATTTGTCCACGCCGCCTAG
- a CDS encoding MarR family winged helix-turn-helix transcriptional regulator, whose product MNQSPHDPPEPDALLDTDYRLLAEFRYALRAFLHFSEEAAAAKGLTPQQHQALLAIRGAGSPMTVGELAERLMLRPHSVTGLVDRLAQAGMILRVADKGDRRRVALALTSHAEDLLHALSTVHQAEIRRIKSLLTNLLMQL is encoded by the coding sequence ATGAATCAATCCCCGCATGATCCACCGGAGCCCGACGCGCTCCTCGACACCGACTATCGGCTTCTGGCGGAGTTTCGCTATGCCCTGCGCGCGTTTCTGCATTTCAGTGAGGAGGCCGCTGCTGCGAAAGGGCTGACACCTCAGCAGCATCAGGCATTGCTGGCCATTCGCGGCGCGGGCTCGCCGATGACGGTAGGAGAGCTTGCCGAGCGCCTGATGTTGCGACCGCATAGCGTTACCGGTCTGGTCGACCGCCTCGCGCAGGCAGGCATGATCTTGCGAGTAGCCGACAAAGGCGATCGCCGCCGTGTCGCACTGGCGCTGACGTCCCATGCCGAAGATTTGCTGCACGCGCTGTCTACGGTCCATCAGGCAGAAATACGTCGAATCAAGTCCCTACTCACAAATCTACTGATGCAGTTGTAG
- a CDS encoding chloride channel protein, with protein sequence MSTQIPPATMSALIPLPRMADHTADRTMVLLAAAGLVTGTGGALAAWVLIKLIALVTNLVWFGRVSAEASDMALATRGPWMVVAPVLGSIAIGLMARFGSDKIRGHGIPEAIEAILYGESRLSPKVAVLKPLSSAISIGTGGPFGAEGPIIMTGGAIGSLFAQCFHLSAAERKTLLVAGAAAGMTAIFGTPVAAILLAVEVLLFEWKPRSLVPVATSAVTALVWRPLLVGQGPLFALSGHIPAIAGFVAGAVLIGLIVGVVASLLSAMLYRIEDAFHHLPLHWMWWPALGGVVVGIGGLIDPRVLGAGYGNIQDLLAGSLLLQALLLLLVVKALVWLVALGSGTSGGILAPLLIIGGATGAAIGQLLPGSNGIWALVGMAGILSAAMRAPLTGAIFAIELTGRLDILPATMAAAAASYAVAVLVLRRSILTEKIARRGRHIQQEMAIDPWAIACVGGIMTPLPDTLPGNMPVFRALEHFALPHAHRSYPIIGEDGRPIGIVSRSDVLRWSSETVSDDVTLAERQSDRGLLLVTPDMPVTVLADLMIADDVGRVPVVDARTGVVIGIVARCDLLRVRLHAHREDRERRSFVRTAQPRKSS encoded by the coding sequence ATGTCCACACAGATCCCGCCGGCCACGATGTCTGCACTCATTCCCCTGCCACGCATGGCCGATCATACTGCTGACAGGACCATGGTCCTGCTTGCGGCGGCAGGTCTCGTCACCGGAACGGGCGGGGCACTGGCGGCGTGGGTGCTCATCAAGCTGATTGCGCTGGTGACCAATCTGGTCTGGTTCGGACGCGTCTCTGCCGAAGCCTCGGATATGGCCTTGGCGACCCGTGGCCCATGGATGGTCGTCGCGCCGGTCCTGGGCAGCATCGCCATCGGTTTGATGGCCCGCTTCGGGTCGGACAAAATTCGAGGCCACGGCATACCGGAGGCGATCGAGGCAATTCTTTATGGCGAAAGTCGCCTGTCCCCCAAGGTTGCTGTGCTCAAGCCGTTGTCCTCGGCGATCTCCATCGGCACCGGTGGCCCATTTGGCGCCGAAGGCCCGATCATCATGACGGGCGGCGCGATCGGATCATTGTTTGCCCAATGTTTTCATCTCAGTGCCGCGGAGCGCAAGACCCTGCTGGTGGCCGGGGCTGCGGCGGGGATGACGGCGATTTTCGGCACGCCTGTGGCCGCCATCCTGCTGGCGGTCGAAGTGCTGCTTTTCGAATGGAAGCCGCGCAGTCTTGTGCCGGTTGCAACCTCGGCTGTAACGGCGCTGGTCTGGCGACCGCTGCTGGTTGGACAGGGGCCGCTGTTTGCCCTGTCCGGACACATACCCGCCATCGCGGGGTTCGTTGCGGGAGCCGTGTTGATAGGCCTGATCGTGGGCGTGGTGGCATCGCTACTTTCCGCCATGCTCTATCGCATCGAGGACGCCTTCCACCATCTGCCGCTCCACTGGATGTGGTGGCCCGCGCTAGGCGGAGTGGTGGTAGGGATCGGCGGGCTGATCGATCCTCGCGTCCTAGGCGCAGGCTATGGCAACATCCAGGATCTTCTGGCGGGTTCGTTGCTGCTTCAGGCGCTCCTGCTGCTGTTGGTTGTCAAGGCTCTGGTCTGGCTGGTTGCCTTGGGGTCGGGCACGTCGGGAGGCATCCTGGCGCCTCTGCTGATCATCGGCGGTGCGACAGGCGCTGCGATCGGGCAGCTTCTTCCCGGCAGCAATGGCATATGGGCACTGGTCGGGATGGCCGGCATCCTGAGCGCGGCGATGCGAGCGCCGCTCACAGGAGCGATATTCGCCATCGAACTGACGGGGCGGCTCGACATCTTGCCTGCCACCATGGCCGCTGCCGCCGCAAGTTACGCGGTAGCTGTCCTCGTGCTGCGCCGCTCGATTCTGACCGAAAAGATCGCGCGGAGGGGGCGGCATATTCAGCAGGAAATGGCCATCGACCCTTGGGCAATCGCCTGTGTCGGTGGCATCATGACGCCTTTGCCCGACACCTTGCCTGGCAACATGCCCGTTTTCCGGGCTCTGGAGCACTTTGCTCTCCCCCACGCGCATCGCAGCTATCCCATCATCGGTGAGGACGGGCGGCCGATCGGCATCGTGTCCCGATCGGATGTCCTGCGCTGGAGCAGCGAGACTGTGAGCGATGACGTCACCCTTGCCGAACGACAATCGGATCGGGGCCTGCTGCTGGTCACGCCTGACATGCCGGTCACGGTTCTTGCTGACCTGATGATCGCGGATGATGTCGGTCGGGTGCCGGTGGTCGATGCCCGGACGGGTGTGGTGATCGGTATTGTCGCGCGCTGCGACCTTTTGCGGGTTCGTCTGCATGCGCACCGCGAAGATCGAGAGCGACGCAGCTTCGTCCGAACTGCCCAGCCGAGGAAGAGTTCATGA
- a CDS encoding HPP family protein produces MTGLICSWGLGDINAAPLLIAPMGASAVLLFGVPASPLAQPWSIIGGNALAALIGVTAALCIPSQLIAAAVALGVAFVAMSWLRCIHPPSGAVALTAVLGGPHVLSLGYGFVLVPVMLNSVVLVGVAMAYNSLTGTSYPHRAHQLAHAHVSAMPVRLDSDMIDGVLADYGEIIDVGRDDLEMLFKELLSRMSVLTEQSAIGISEHVECP; encoded by the coding sequence TTGACGGGGCTGATCTGCTCATGGGGCCTTGGCGACATCAATGCCGCGCCTCTGCTGATCGCCCCGATGGGAGCATCGGCCGTTCTGCTCTTTGGCGTGCCTGCAAGCCCGTTGGCGCAGCCATGGTCGATCATCGGCGGCAACGCGCTGGCGGCGTTGATAGGCGTGACGGCAGCGCTCTGCATTCCCTCCCAACTCATTGCGGCCGCCGTGGCATTGGGCGTGGCCTTTGTCGCCATGTCGTGGCTTCGTTGTATCCATCCGCCGAGCGGAGCTGTCGCATTGACCGCTGTTCTGGGCGGCCCGCATGTCCTCAGTCTGGGATACGGTTTCGTCCTGGTGCCCGTGATGCTGAACTCTGTAGTGCTGGTGGGGGTCGCCATGGCCTACAACAGCCTCACCGGGACATCCTATCCGCATCGGGCGCATCAGCTTGCTCATGCCCATGTGTCCGCCATGCCGGTCCGTCTTGATTCGGACATGATCGATGGCGTGCTCGCTGACTATGGAGAGATCATTGATGTCGGACGCGATGACCTGGAAATGCTATTCAAGGAATTGCTTTCAAGAATGTCCGTCTTAACCGAGCAAAGCGCTATCGGCATATCTGAGCACGTCGAATGCCCCTGA
- a CDS encoding ANTAR domain-containing response regulator has product MRIVIIDDSGLRATVLEEGLRDSGYDDIHIVPPRGAFVARLERMAPDVVLMDLGSPSRDTLEEMLTVSRALARPIAMFVDQSDEAMIGAAIDAGVSAYVVDGLRKERVKPVLELAVRRFNAFSRMQTELEEARTALADRKVIDRAKSILMNQRALSEQDAYSLLRSTAMNQGKKIVDVAQALITASDLLGGV; this is encoded by the coding sequence ATGCGCATTGTCATCATCGACGACAGCGGTTTGCGCGCGACGGTGCTTGAGGAAGGCCTGCGCGATTCGGGCTATGACGATATTCATATCGTGCCGCCGCGTGGTGCCTTCGTTGCTCGGCTGGAGCGCATGGCGCCCGATGTCGTGCTGATGGATCTTGGCAGCCCGAGCCGCGACACTCTGGAGGAAATGCTTACCGTCAGCCGGGCGTTGGCGCGGCCGATCGCGATGTTCGTGGATCAGTCCGATGAGGCGATGATTGGTGCTGCGATCGACGCGGGCGTATCCGCCTATGTGGTGGATGGGTTGCGCAAGGAGCGGGTGAAGCCGGTGCTGGAACTGGCGGTGCGCCGCTTCAACGCCTTTTCGCGCATGCAGACGGAGCTTGAGGAGGCGCGCACCGCGCTTGCCGATCGCAAGGTGATCGATCGCGCGAAATCCATTCTCATGAACCAGCGTGCCTTGTCTGAGCAGGATGCCTATTCGCTACTGCGCTCGACCGCGATGAACCAGGGCAAGAAGATCGTTGACGTGGCGCAGGCGCTGATCACCGCCAGTGACCTGCTGGGAGGGGTATAA
- a CDS encoding ABC transporter substrate-binding protein, which produces MTTNLRIAFLPLNDVAVLAAARERGFAEEEGLALDLVRTTSWATLRDRLVYGQVQAAHMLAPLAVAVTLGLSQQPAALATPFKLGVNGNMLVMAKDFAAALAPDPAARLVDPLGTAHDFAAAIGLWHRKPIIGVVHRFSSHALMLRYWLASAGVDPDRDVVLRVLPPSLTVEAIHAGEIDGFIAGEPWGSAAIESGRAEAVAIGQRIWQRGVEKVLAFREPWLEENPDTTDRLLRALARAAVWCDEPQNREALADILADPRYVGQPSDLILRALTGTIVPRVGDTAVASPDFVLFSREATPFPWRSQALWIYSQLVRWNMVKPSAVTARQAAAVFRPDIYRRALAGSDLPMPGASMKLEGAVDMPLPVGSHKGDLMLGPDRFFDGRIFDPERIEDYLAGFAG; this is translated from the coding sequence ATGACAACCAACCTTCGCATCGCCTTCCTGCCGCTCAACGACGTTGCGGTACTCGCTGCCGCGCGCGAACGCGGGTTTGCCGAGGAGGAGGGCCTTGCGCTCGATCTCGTTCGCACGACGAGTTGGGCGACGCTGCGCGACCGGCTGGTTTACGGGCAGGTGCAGGCCGCGCATATGCTCGCGCCGCTGGCGGTGGCGGTAACGTTGGGCCTCAGCCAGCAGCCGGCCGCGCTGGCGACACCGTTCAAGCTGGGCGTCAACGGGAACATGCTGGTCATGGCGAAGGACTTTGCCGCCGCGCTGGCTCCCGATCCCGCCGCGCGGCTGGTCGATCCGCTCGGCACCGCACACGACTTCGCCGCCGCTATCGGGCTGTGGCACAGAAAGCCGATCATCGGCGTTGTCCATCGCTTCTCCAGCCACGCGCTGATGCTGCGCTACTGGCTGGCCAGTGCGGGTGTCGATCCCGACCGCGACGTGGTGCTGCGCGTGCTGCCGCCCTCGCTGACGGTGGAGGCGATCCATGCAGGCGAGATCGACGGCTTCATCGCGGGCGAACCCTGGGGAAGCGCTGCCATCGAATCCGGCCGGGCGGAAGCGGTGGCGATCGGCCAGCGCATCTGGCAGCGCGGAGTCGAGAAAGTGTTGGCCTTCCGCGAGCCCTGGCTTGAGGAAAACCCCGATACCACCGATCGCCTGCTGCGCGCGCTCGCGCGTGCGGCCGTGTGGTGCGACGAACCGCAGAACCGTGAGGCGCTGGCCGACATCCTGGCCGACCCCCGCTACGTCGGCCAGCCTTCCGACCTGATCCTGCGCGCGCTGACCGGCACGATCGTCCCGCGCGTGGGCGACACGGCGGTGGCCAGTCCCGATTTCGTGCTGTTCTCGCGCGAGGCGACGCCGTTCCCGTGGCGCAGCCAGGCGTTGTGGATATACTCCCAGCTGGTGCGCTGGAACATGGTGAAGCCTTCCGCCGTGACAGCGCGGCAGGCGGCAGCGGTATTCCGTCCCGACATCTACCGCCGCGCGCTTGCCGGTAGCGACCTGCCGATGCCGGGCGCGAGCATGAAGCTGGAAGGGGCGGTCGACATGCCTCTGCCAGTAGGGTCGCACAAGGGCGATCTCATGCTTGGCCCCGACCGGTTCTTCGATGGGCGCATCTTCGATCCGGAGAGGATCGAGGACTACCTTGCCGGGTTCGCCGGGTAG
- a CDS encoding nitrate/nitrite transporter, translating to MATAFLRPHEDNDVPAPAEKPAVGFWQSGHTPTLIAAFLYFDLAFMVWVLLGPLAPEISRTLGLTPAQKGLMVALPTLAGAVLRVVNGLLVDRIGPKRSGAINQMIVITGLFFAWSMGITSFGGTLALGVILGFAGASFAIALPLASRWYPAEHQGKAMGLAGMGNSGTVFAAIFAPTLARMFGWNAVLGLACIPLTIVLALYLLMAKDAPNRPAPRKLVDYAALLRQADAWWLMAFYAVTFGGFVGLAASLPIYFTDQFGLSTVVAGYCTAGCVFAGSLVRPMGGALADRIGGVKALMVVYAVAAIALVGVSQAPSLFAALGLFVVAMLALGTGNGSVFQLVPQRFQAEIGVMTGLVGMAGGVGGFYLASSLGLARQFTGSFAPGFLIFAGLAVVALASVAMVKSRWRATWNTGARI from the coding sequence ATGGCGACCGCATTCTTGCGACCTCACGAAGACAATGACGTGCCTGCACCCGCGGAAAAGCCCGCCGTCGGCTTCTGGCAGTCCGGCCACACGCCGACCCTGATTGCCGCATTTCTCTATTTCGACCTCGCCTTCATGGTCTGGGTTCTGCTCGGCCCGCTGGCACCCGAGATTTCCAGGACACTGGGCCTTACCCCTGCGCAGAAGGGCCTGATGGTGGCACTTCCAACGTTGGCGGGCGCTGTCTTGCGCGTCGTCAACGGTCTTCTCGTCGATCGTATCGGCCCCAAGCGGTCAGGCGCGATCAATCAGATGATCGTCATCACCGGCCTGTTCTTTGCCTGGTCGATGGGCATCACGAGCTTTGGCGGAACGCTGGCGCTGGGCGTGATCCTGGGCTTTGCGGGCGCCAGTTTCGCCATTGCGCTGCCGCTCGCCAGTCGCTGGTATCCGGCCGAGCATCAGGGCAAGGCGATGGGCCTTGCCGGCATGGGCAATTCGGGCACTGTCTTTGCAGCCATCTTCGCACCGACCCTGGCCAGGATGTTCGGCTGGAACGCGGTGCTGGGCCTGGCCTGCATTCCTTTGACGATAGTCCTGGCGCTTTACCTCCTCATGGCAAAGGATGCACCCAACCGGCCTGCCCCGCGCAAACTGGTGGACTATGCTGCGCTGCTAAGGCAGGCGGATGCATGGTGGCTGATGGCCTTCTATGCCGTGACGTTCGGCGGTTTCGTGGGCCTTGCCGCGTCATTGCCGATCTACTTCACCGACCAGTTCGGCCTTAGCACTGTCGTTGCCGGATATTGCACCGCAGGCTGCGTCTTCGCCGGATCGCTGGTCCGTCCGATGGGGGGCGCGCTGGCAGACAGGATCGGTGGCGTGAAGGCGCTGATGGTGGTCTATGCCGTGGCGGCGATTGCCCTCGTCGGCGTGTCTCAGGCCCCGAGCCTCTTTGCGGCGCTCGGACTGTTCGTGGTGGCAATGCTGGCGCTGGGCACCGGCAACGGTTCGGTGTTCCAGCTGGTTCCGCAGCGCTTTCAGGCCGAGATCGGGGTGATGACGGGCCTCGTCGGCATGGCAGGCGGCGTCGGCGGGTTCTACCTTGCTAGCTCGCTCGGCCTTGCCAGGCAGTTCACCGGGAGCTTTGCGCCGGGCTTCCTCATCTTTGCCGGTCTCGCGGTCGTGGCCCTTGCCTCGGTGGCAATGGTCAAGTCCCGTTGGCGCGCGACCTGGAACACCGGCGCGCGCATCTGA
- the nirB gene encoding nitrite reductase large subunit NirB, translated as MDFQDGIEPNSDYDDPLIMPSGDANGDDRRAHLVVVGNGMAGCRAVEELLARDASRYRVTIFGAEPHVNYNRIMLSPVLAGEKTFEQIVINTREWYDEHGIDLITGDPVTAIDRAARTVTSRLGRTVHYDRLLIATGSDPFIIPVPGKDLPGVISFRDMNDVDTMLAAAEAGKAQGGGSAVVIGGGLLGLEAAHGLTLRGMKVTVIHLMPTLMERQLDEAAGWLLKSALEGRGQTILTGADTAEIYGEGKVEGVRLKDGREIPASLVVMAVGIRPATALAREAGLEVNRGIKVDDHMVTSDPCVLAVGECVEHDGNVYGLVAPLWDMCRSLADGLTDRHTGYRGSVTSTKLKVAGLDVFSAGDFSGGEGCEDIVLRDAARGVYKRVVVKDDRIIGAVLYGDTADGGWYFDLLKKVEDVSEIRDLLIFGQAFASGGGLADPKAAVAALSDDAEICGCNGVSKGQVVGCIEAGACSLDAVRAGCKASASCGSCTGLVENLLALTLGEEVESGPKTMCKCTSFTHDDVRREIVAQDMRSIPEVMHKLHWATPDGCSSCRPALNYYLLCALPGEYVDDQQSRFVNERMHANIQKDGTYSVVPRMWGGLTNPRELRAIADVVEKYDAPMVKVTGGQRLDIFGIKKEDLPAVWADLNAAGMVSGHAYGKSLRTVKTCVGSEWCRFGTQDSTGLGVKTERMTWGSWMPHKFKIAVSGCPRNCAEATIKDFGIVCVDSGYELSVGGNGGIKVRATDFLCKVATEEEALEYCAAFIQVYREEARYLERTAPWIERVGVDYVKSRVVEDEAGRKALAARFLYSQSFSQDDPWESRASGDRADLHQPLQPHALEAAE; from the coding sequence ATGGACTTTCAGGACGGGATCGAACCCAATTCCGACTATGATGACCCGCTGATCATGCCGAGTGGCGACGCCAACGGTGATGACAGGCGCGCGCATCTGGTCGTCGTCGGCAACGGCATGGCGGGCTGCCGCGCGGTCGAGGAACTGCTGGCCCGCGATGCGAGCCGCTATCGCGTGACCATCTTCGGCGCTGAGCCGCATGTGAACTACAACCGCATCATGCTCTCGCCAGTACTGGCGGGCGAGAAGACCTTCGAGCAGATCGTCATCAACACCCGCGAGTGGTACGACGAGCACGGCATCGACCTCATCACCGGCGATCCCGTCACCGCGATCGATCGCGCGGCGAGGACCGTCACCTCGCGCTTGGGGCGCACGGTGCATTACGACCGCCTGCTGATCGCGACCGGCTCCGATCCCTTCATCATTCCGGTGCCCGGCAAGGACTTGCCCGGCGTCATCTCGTTCCGCGACATGAACGATGTGGACACGATGCTGGCGGCGGCTGAGGCCGGAAAAGCGCAAGGCGGCGGCTCGGCGGTGGTCATCGGTGGCGGCCTGCTGGGGCTGGAGGCCGCACATGGTCTGACCCTGCGCGGCATGAAGGTCACCGTCATCCACCTCATGCCCACGCTGATGGAGCGCCAGCTGGATGAGGCGGCAGGCTGGCTGCTCAAGTCCGCGCTGGAAGGGCGCGGCCAGACTATCCTGACCGGCGCCGACACCGCCGAGATTTACGGCGAGGGTAAGGTTGAGGGCGTACGCCTCAAGGACGGGCGCGAGATTCCCGCCAGCCTCGTGGTCATGGCCGTGGGCATCCGCCCCGCCACCGCGCTGGCGCGCGAGGCCGGGCTGGAGGTCAATCGCGGCATCAAGGTCGATGACCACATGGTCACCAGCGATCCTTGCGTACTCGCGGTCGGCGAATGCGTGGAGCATGACGGCAACGTCTATGGTCTCGTCGCGCCGCTGTGGGACATGTGCCGCAGCCTCGCCGACGGGCTCACCGACCGGCACACCGGCTATCGCGGCTCGGTCACCTCGACCAAGCTGAAGGTCGCCGGGCTTGACGTGTTCTCGGCCGGCGACTTCTCGGGCGGTGAAGGCTGCGAGGACATCGTGCTGCGCGATGCGGCGCGCGGCGTATATAAGCGCGTCGTGGTGAAGGACGACCGCATCATCGGCGCCGTGCTCTACGGCGATACGGCAGACGGCGGCTGGTACTTCGACCTGCTGAAGAAGGTCGAAGACGTTTCCGAAATCCGCGACCTGCTGATCTTCGGGCAGGCCTTCGCCTCCGGAGGTGGGCTGGCGGACCCTAAGGCGGCCGTTGCAGCGCTCTCGGACGATGCCGAGATTTGCGGCTGCAACGGCGTCTCCAAGGGCCAGGTCGTCGGCTGCATTGAGGCGGGCGCCTGCAGCCTTGATGCGGTGCGTGCCGGTTGCAAGGCTTCGGCCAGTTGCGGATCGTGCACCGGCCTTGTCGAGAACCTGCTGGCGCTAACGCTGGGCGAGGAGGTGGAATCCGGCCCCAAGACAATGTGCAAGTGCACCAGCTTCACCCATGACGATGTGCGACGCGAGATCGTGGCGCAGGACATGCGCTCGATCCCCGAAGTGATGCACAAGCTGCACTGGGCAACGCCGGACGGCTGTTCGTCCTGCCGCCCGGCGCTCAACTACTACCTGCTCTGCGCGCTTCCGGGCGAATACGTGGACGATCAGCAGAGCCGCTTCGTCAACGAGCGAATGCACGCCAATATCCAGAAGGACGGCACCTATTCCGTCGTCCCGCGCATGTGGGGCGGTCTCACCAACCCGCGCGAGTTACGTGCGATCGCCGACGTGGTCGAGAAGTACGATGCGCCGATGGTCAAGGTAACCGGCGGCCAGCGCCTCGACATCTTCGGGATCAAGAAGGAGGATCTGCCCGCCGTATGGGCCGATCTCAACGCCGCCGGGATGGTCTCTGGCCATGCCTATGGCAAGAGCTTGCGCACGGTGAAGACCTGCGTGGGTTCGGAGTGGTGCCGCTTCGGTACGCAGGATTCGACCGGTCTCGGCGTCAAGACCGAGCGGATGACCTGGGGCTCGTGGATGCCGCACAAGTTCAAGATCGCCGTCTCCGGCTGCCCGCGCAACTGTGCCGAGGCGACGATCAAGGACTTCGGGATCGTCTGCGTGGACTCCGGCTACGAACTGAGCGTGGGCGGCAACGGCGGCATCAAGGTGCGCGCCACCGACTTCCTGTGCAAGGTCGCGACCGAGGAAGAGGCCCTCGAATACTGCGCAGCCTTCATCCAGGTCTACCGCGAGGAAGCGCGCTATCTGGAGCGCACTGCACCGTGGATAGAGCGTGTCGGTGTCGATTACGTGAAGTCCCGCGTGGTCGAGGACGAGGCGGGGCGCAAGGCGCTCGCCGCGCGGTTCCTCTATTCGCAGAGCTTCAGCCAGGACGATCCGTGGGAAAGCCGCGCCTCGGGCGACCGCGCCGACTTGCACCAGCCGCTCCAACCTCATGCTCTCGAAGCCGCGGAGTGA
- the nirD gene encoding nitrite reductase small subunit NirD, giving the protein MTDWIDIGTLSDIPQRGARTVRLDGEPEIAVFRTGDDKVFALVNECPHKKGPLSQGIVHGHSVSCPLHNWNIALASGEAQGADSGCTPTIAVREENGRILLARPEARSPEMMKDAA; this is encoded by the coding sequence ATGACCGACTGGATCGATATCGGAACCCTCAGCGACATCCCCCAGCGCGGCGCCCGCACTGTGCGCCTTGACGGGGAACCGGAGATCGCCGTGTTCCGCACCGGCGACGACAAGGTCTTCGCGCTCGTCAACGAATGCCCGCACAAGAAGGGGCCGCTCAGCCAGGGCATCGTCCATGGGCACTCGGTTTCCTGCCCGCTGCACAACTGGAACATCGCGCTGGCCAGCGGCGAGGCGCAAGGGGCGGACAGCGGCTGCACCCCGACCATCGCCGTGCGCGAGGAGAACGGGCGCATCCTGCTGGCCCGTCCCGAAGCCAGGAGTCCCGAAATGATGAAGGACGCTGCCTGA
- the cobA gene encoding uroporphyrinogen-III C-methyltransferase, translating into MQPNELIAPGEVWLVGAGPGDPDLLTRKAEKLIGVADIVFYDALVGEGVLDLIPDSTERVSVGKRSGRHSRDQQTIDEMLVAAALSGKRVVRLKGGDPAMFARATEEMTALRKAKVRVRICPGITAASAVAASAGMSLSLRGIARRVQFVTAHSRNGQALDLDWHSLADPACTLAVYMGREAAPELSMALIAAGLPGSTPALITCDASLPQEQQLRTRLDLLPLVAQAFAEDRPTLILIGEAVAQADGMVPIGSAATLPLPFSVAE; encoded by the coding sequence ATGCAGCCGAATGAACTGATCGCCCCCGGTGAAGTCTGGCTGGTCGGTGCGGGGCCGGGCGATCCGGACCTTCTCACGCGCAAGGCCGAAAAGCTGATCGGAGTGGCGGACATCGTCTTTTACGACGCCCTTGTCGGTGAGGGCGTGCTCGATCTGATCCCCGATAGTACGGAAAGGGTGAGCGTCGGCAAGCGGTCGGGACGCCATTCCAGGGACCAGCAGACCATCGACGAGATGCTTGTCGCCGCTGCACTGTCAGGCAAACGCGTAGTCCGTCTCAAGGGCGGCGACCCCGCCATGTTCGCTCGCGCGACCGAGGAAATGACGGCTTTGCGTAAGGCGAAGGTCCGGGTCCGCATTTGCCCAGGCATCACCGCTGCCAGTGCCGTCGCGGCTTCGGCCGGGATGTCGCTCTCGTTGCGGGGCATCGCGCGCCGGGTGCAGTTCGTCACCGCGCATAGCCGCAACGGTCAGGCGCTCGATCTGGACTGGCACTCGCTCGCCGATCCTGCCTGTACGCTGGCGGTCTATATGGGCCGGGAAGCCGCTCCCGAACTGAGCATGGCCCTGATCGCCGCCGGTTTACCGGGCTCGACCCCCGCCCTGATCACCTGCGACGCATCCTTGCCGCAGGAACAGCAGTTGCGCACCCGGCTGGACCTGCTGCCGCTGGTCGCCCAGGCCTTTGCCGAGGATCGACCGACCCTGATCCTGATCGGAGAGGCCGTGGCACAGGCTGACGGCATGGTGCCCATCGGTTCGGCAGCGACGTTGCCTCTGCCGTTTTCGGTCGCGGAGTAG